TTTCTCTATCCCAAAGAAACAACTAAACTAAACGGAACCCACTACATAACTACAGAAACAATCATTCAAAGAAAACCAGATTGTGTTGCGTCAGTATTCCTCCATGAGAAAAACGATCAGAACTGTAACGTTAGGCAAATCAAGACAGATATCATTAATGTTGTAAAactcaaacaatcaaacaaattcctcttttttacaacaaatacaagcgaaattttcataaaatgtaACGAAACGCTCACTCACCCAACCTACAATGTTGGAATAATACTACTAACGCAAGATTGCAAGATTCAAACGCCTCAAATAGAAATTCAACCAACACTGGTAGTTAAGGACGAGCTATACGGGAATTATATACGGGAATTACGGGGGCGGGGATGTCGCCACCgcaaaaacattataaaaaaaatgcagtctTAGATGTTCGCCTGTCGTATCAAGCGAGCGGCAGATTGAAGTGTAGAATTGCTGACCGCGAACGGTCAGCAATAAAGACAAAGTAATATGTTGCTAGGCACCCAAAAGTACGGGTAAATTGCTGCCTTCAATTTGGTGAGCAGTATTTAGAGATAGACAAATGCGACGAAAGGTAGGCGCGACAATAGGAAATAAGAAACTCATATGTAAAACTGCTGACCACGATCGGTCAGCAATAATTAGGTATAAAACGGATACGCTATGAAATGAAGggaggcatttttcaacccaAACGAAACGAGTCAAAACTTATTGCTCTCTAGTCGGCGTGACCTGCGCCTGTCTAGAGAAAAGCGCCGCGAGGTTAGCTTCGCGCACGCAAcatgagatttataaaaattgtgagatttctgatatttctaagaagtctgattcttttgaaaattttgagattttctgagaattctgagaattttgaaatttctgagatttctgagatttttttctgagatttctgaaaattctgagatttttgaattttaaggagatatctgagacttcttagaattatgatatttttgaaaacaattggatttctgatatttttgagattgttgagatatctgaaatttttaagaattttgagatttctgatatatctgatatttctgagatttttgatatttctgaaatttcttagaatactgaaatttaaGAGCTTCTGAGttgattgaaatttctaagattcattcgaattctgagaatttttaaaattctgaaatttctgagatttctgatatttttaaaaattctgagatttctgagtattctgcgatttttgaaatttctgagatttctgagatttctaaaaattaagatttttctgaaaattcttagatgttttagaattgtgagattttataaattttttattcttctaaaatttctgagatttcttagatttttgaaatatctgacatttccgaagtttctgagatttttgaaaatttttttatctctgaaaattttgagattttcgaaattaatgagatttattaaatttctgagaattatgagatctttgaaattttttgaatattctgggATTTCGGAgcaatctgagatttctgagatttttgaaaattctgggatttctgatatttgtaataattttgattttttttgaaaattctgagatttctgagatttctaagatggctgagatttcggaagtttctaacaattctgagagttttggaaattctgagatttctgagaattgtgatatttttgaaattactgagatttctgagattcctgagatttaaaaaatttgtgagatttctgagatttctaagaagcctgatatttttgaaaattctgagatttactgggaattctgagatttttgaaatttgtgagattgctgaggttttttaataattataagaatgctgaaaattctaatattttttatatgtctgagattgctgagatctctgaaatttctgtgaattttgagatttctgatatttcggattttgctgagattttcgatatttttgataaatcttagaatactgaaatttcagagcattctgagtttttcgaaattccttaGACTTATTAAAatcctgagaattttaaaaattctgaaatttctgagatctgtgagattattaaaaattatgagatttctgagaattctgtggttcttgaaatttctgagatttctgagatttttgagactttaaaaatatccgacatttctcagatttctgagatttttttaaatttttttttggatttctgaaaattttgagatttttgaaatttcggagatttctgaaatttctgagaattctgagatttttgaaatttgttgaaatttctgggatttctgagacttctgagatttctgagttttttgaatattctgagcgtgctgaaaattcttagatttctgagatttctgagtattctaaaaattcttataACATTGAAAATCCTGAGGATTTTataaactctgagatttttcagaattccgagatttttgaaaattctgagatttctgagaattctgtaattttttaaattaaagagaTTTCTAcaattcctgacatttttaaaattctgagatttttcaaaattctgagatttactgataattctgagattttgaaaattttgagatttctgagatttcagagatatttaaaaattctgagatttcttaaaattctgaaatttttgaaatttctgagatttctgagatttcaaagaattttgaaaattcttagatttctgagatttctgagattgctgagatatctgaaatatctgagaatttcgagattTCGAGGGttattccaacgctgccgtaaaagggaggaaggcgttgttcaaagtgtaGTGTTTTCTACTCCAATctagttttgacacattgagtttgacagcgttggtgtcgggttcggggtgtttggcgagctcagtctcgagagtagtgaagtcgctttcgctgctgttgtttagaatgagctttaaatgtcatggctggactgcactggagaacactgttgcacacaaataaaaatttcgtgctgtcttaacaatgtttatttgtttgttacagtcaagaccaaacatcaaatgttaacaatagaacagccacatcacaactatagccggaattcggatgcaaccagcccccatcatcacaatagtcacagcaatagtcccggaccatcaaaactcacaacatccaccactacatcatcatcatcatcatcaccatcaccacaaccatctacaaccgagtatgcccgggataaggcaaagtataatgaggaaatgccttatcaatatgtgaaaatctattcaacacaacggtgttgacaatacggcaatgGACCGTtataatcaaatgaaaataaaaatttatttattataattaattatgacggtccagtaccgtattgtcaacaccgcttgtgttgagtaaattttataatcatcttaataaggcatttcctccttattctttgccttatcccgggcatactcggttatggtgatgatgatgttgatgatgatgattatgatgatgatgatgatgatgtattcgtggatcaTGGTtcggttctattgcggtggctattgtaatgatggtggttggtttcatccgaattctggctattgtggtgttgtggctgatctattgttgatcattttgctatggtctggactgtaacgaacaaataaacaatgttaagacagcacgaatatttatttgtctgcgtacagtgctctccagtgcactccagcaatgacattccaagctcaatctagtcaacgtccaatcaaaggatgatcgacaagctctatcccgcagcagcgaaagcgacttcactactcccgagactgagcccgccaaacaccccgaacccgacgcaaACGCTGTCAAattcaatgtgccaaaactggactggagtggagaacactgcactttgaacaacgcctgcctcccttttacggcagtgttggaatcaccctcgagtgctgttgcccagtcatcgcatcacccgtggcactgcaaaaaatacacttaaaacatagacaacacaacatttaacaaaaaaggaattggggaatacgaataaggattggaaggatacttgggatgtggaatcataggacaagaccgttgtctctggcgaatcggtaaatgatcctcatgtaggggaggtccttggtagccaacacttctctaatttctgtacccgttcgtctgccgacattctcgactgcgctcaacaaggagggtcttgcggtttcaaactccacgcaggaccacagaaggtgatccacatcgtggaattcGTTACCggagccacatacttttgtctgagccagagttatacgctgtagatgagcattcaacgcaaaatgattcgacatcagtcgagacatcattcgtatgaatgcccggtctgcagagagcccatcgaaccaaggccgcagggacacttgcggagagatcgagaagagataTCTGATATCAATGGGAATTTGtagtttctaagatttttgaaatttctgaggtttttgaaaattcggagagttctgagatttttgaacgtgttgagatatttgagttttctgagatttctgagacttttgaaaattctgaaatttcagaaatttctgagatttctgagttatctaaaaattctgataattttgaaaattctgagatatttgagaattctgcgatttttgatatttctgagatttctaaaatttctaagatttctgagatttttgaaatttctgagatttctgatatttctgagattcttgaaaattcttagatatctgagaattctgaaatttgtgaatttctaagatttagaaaatttctgagaattatgatatttttaaaatttatgagatttctgagatttatgagtcttctgagatttctgcaaatttctgagatttctgcgatttctgatatttctgagatttcttatatatctaaaaattctgagatttctaggaattctgaaatttttgaaatttctgagtgttggaaactttatatgGTTTGAAAcaccctgtcagttaggaggcacgaCGAAGAATAGAATAGATaaaaaggatcagaaaagggcaggatgagcctgccccgggatcagttagggaacgatcgattcattCGAAAACTTATAACGAGGggataaagatcggaaaatcaatataagcgcgcgcgaacagcggactaattttttggctctttctctctctattgtatctaaagagcttggtaataaagaaaagctcagtacactgaaaagacaaaagaagccgctcgttttttaaacactgaggttttagaaatagctgagttttctgacaattctgaaaattctgttatttttaaggattctgagattttttaataacctgagaaaaatatgaaatttaagACTTttaacaattctgagatttttgagatttttgaaaattatgatatttctgagatttctgagagttctgatttttctgagctttctgagatttctaagaattctgacattcctaagaattctgagatttttgaaattactgagatttctgcaattcatgagatttttaaagttctgatatttttgaaaattctgagatttatttagAATtccaagatatttgaaatttctgacatttctgagatttctgagattttaaaaaattctgagatttctgaaaattctgacattttttaaattctcagatttatgagatttctaagaattctgaaatttttgaaaattcttatatttctgagatttctgagatttttgaactttctgagatttcttagatttctgagatttcttagaattctgagtttttttaaaagtcctaaatttctgagaattctgagattttttaaatttctgagatttttgaggtttctgagatttccaaaatttctgagaattctgcgattgttgaaatttctgagatttcttagatttctgagattaatgaaaattctgacatatcagagatttctaacatttttaaaattcggatatttctgagatttcagatatttctgagatttctgagatttcttgtatttctgagttttctttcatttctgagaattcggagatttctgaaatttctgagttatcttaaaattctgaggatttgaaatttctaaaatttctgaaatttctgggattttttaaatttttgacatttctgaaatttctgacatttttgtaaattcctagatttctgagaattctgtgagttttgaaatttctaagattactgaaattcttgacatttgaaaaatttctgataattcagaaattttttaaaattctgagacatcggaaatttctgagattttcaagctttctgatatttctacgatttctgagatttctgaaatttctaagataactaagatatcgaaaaattctgagtgttctttcgcggatttaatttcggataagttttgtttgtcgcagCTAATAGTTACCGGTtgattcgcttttgaaaatggagagagcgcaaaaagccttttcgccccctatttattgtgttttgaGGAGCAGTTGGTTCCCTTGCCATcgccacaacaacaatcttttgTGTGCCGCAATCCGCTCCTCCGACAAGTCGACTGTCGgaggatttacaaaaaagtaaaacaatgttccaaCATCCTCCCCCACCTTGACGGATGTCAAAACCGTGATCCTATCAGCATGTGTTGTCCTCGTTGTCGGTGCGCAGCGGCAAGATGCAAATTTTCGTGATCGGACGCTTTATTATTCCCTTCGCGGTTTTCAGTGTTACCACGCGCACGATCTGATCCTCTCCGGGGTGAGTGTGTATGATGCGTGCTAGAGGCCAACGAGTAGTAGGTAAAGATTCGTCCATTAGTATCACCAACCTGCCGGTaagtatgttgttgttgttgctgcccggCCGTGTGTAACTTTTCTGCATCTCTTGTAGGTATTCGGTGGCCCAATGTTTCCAAAAACGTTGCACTAGCAGCTGCCACTTCTGAAGATCATCCAGGGTGCACGATTTCAGGTGAGTGTAGTCCGGCTCAGGAACAGCATGCATCGATGTGCCGATTAGAAAGTGTGCCGGTGTTAGTGCAGCTAGTTCGTCGGGATCATCGGATAGTGGTAACAATGGTCGGGAATTCATTGCTGCCTCTATTTGTTGAAGCACGGTACAGTAGCCTTCGTAAGACAGCCTCGTGCCGCCTAGGTGCCGGTAGAGATGTCTTTTCGCGGTTTTGACTGCTGCTTCCCATAATCCACCGAAGTTTGGAGCTTTCGGTGGAGTGAAGTGCCACGTGATGCCCTTATTCGCACAATCAGCAACAATGACGTTCCGTTGTTGCTCGTCGTCGAACATCTGAAAAAGCTCCCTGAGCTCGCGTTCGGCTCCTTCAAAATTTTTACCGTTGTCGGAATGGATGTGGGACGGTAGGTCGCGGCGCGAAGTAAAACGTCGTAGTGCGGCTAAGAATCCTGCAGTTGTGAGGTCTCTCACGAGTTCAAGATGAACAGCCTTCgtggtgaaacaaacaaatatgcaCAGGTAGCTCTTAGTAGCTGCGGCCCTTCGATGCGCAGGCTTTAAGTAGAACGGTCCGGCGTAATCCACTCCAGTGATGGAGAAAGGCCGGCTCGGTGTAATGCGTGATGATGGGAGTTGACCAATGGGTTGCTGTGCCAATGCGGGATCTTGGCGAATACAGCGAAAGCAATTCAGCACGATGCTTTTCACCAGTCGACGTCCGTCTAGTGGCCAATACTGCTCTCTCATCTGGGATAGTAGAAGTCTTCCGCCAGCATGCATAAGTTGTTCGTGGTAATGTTCAGCCATGAGACGGGTAAACTTATGCTGTTTAGGAAGCACCACGGGATGTTTCGATTGGTACGGCAACTGCGAGAGCTTTAATCGTCCTCCCACTCGTATTACGCCCGTCTCGTCGATGAAGGGGCTTAACTTGCGTATCGATGACTGCTTCCATAAGGCTTCTCCCTTTGTCAAGTGCTTGATTTCGTGAGCGAAGGCATCCTGCTGTGCTAATCTGCAAAGCACAGTTTTAGCTGCTTCCAAGTGTTCTGGCGTGATGCTTAGTGGTGCTACGTTGTGGTGTAATGATGGTTGTGTGCGCGCCTTCAGTTGAGTACTACGCGTAAAACGTACACAGTACCCAATTATACGCACCAATCTGGAATACGACGATGAAATATCGAACCATGGATGAGTCGACGTGGAAGCGATATTTGCACTCACCTGCCGGATTTCTAGATCCACTCCGTCGATGGAATCAGGCTTTGAGCTGGGCCATGACGATGAAGCAAAAGCTAGCCAATCCGGACCGGAGTGCCACTGTCGACTTTTGATGAAATTCGCTGCCGACATGCCGCGAGAGACCAGGTCGGCCGGATTGCTGGAACCAGGAACGTGTCGCCATTGTCGCGGATGAGAAAAGCGCTGCACTTCAGCAACACGGTTTGCCACGAATGTTTTCCACGTATTGGGTGGAGATGCTATCCACTTCAGCGTTACAGTTGAATCTGACCAGAAGAAGGACTCGACGCAATCGATCTGCATCGCCTTCAAGACCCGGTGATGGAGATGGGCTCCCAAAACAGCTGCGTTGAGTTCGAGTCTCGGCAATGTGACGCGTTTAAGAGGTGCTAATAGGGACTTCGATGCTAGTAAGCTGATCCGTATTTCTCCTTCCTCGTTTTCACAACTCGCGTAGATACAGGCTCCGTAGGCTGCTTCGGAGGCATCGGTGAACGTGTGGAGCTCTACTTGTGAATCAGGTAAAAGAACATGACGATTAGTTTTATACGTAGCTAGAGATTGCCATTCATCACTAATCGTTGTCCATTTGTTGTAGATCTGTTCGGGAACGGGATCATCCCAGCCGGATTTTAGCAGCCATAATTCCTGCATTAGCAACTTTGCACGGACCAATACAGGTGCAATCAGCCCAAGCGAATCATACATCTTCGCGATGCCTGATAGTATGGATCGCTTCGTTGAGGATGTTGATTCAACACAAACGTTCGAATCAAAACACAGCTCATCAGATTCTGGTTGCCAGGAGATACCGAGTGTTTTCACCGTTTCATTGGGAATGAACTGCAACGATGACTGGGTGCCGATCTGATCAGCACTTAAACCGCTGAGAACACCTAGATGATTTGATGTCCACTTGCGCAATTCGAATCCACCTTTCGCAAGCAGATCCGATAGCTCCTGGCGAAGACGTACAGTATCTTCTACTGTATTGGCACCACCAATGAAATCATCTACATAAAAGTTTCGTTTCAGGGCAGCTTGTGCATTCGAATAGTGAGCACCTTCATCATCTGCGAGCTGAAGCAAGGTGTGCGTAGCTAGGAACGATGAAGGCGAAAGTCCATACGTAACGGTGTTGAGTTCGAAAATCTGCATCGGGGCTTGTggtgaaaaacggaaaaagattCAAACCAATCGACGATCATCAGGATGCAACAAGATTTGTCGATACATTTTCGCTATGTCACCCACAAGCGAAACCTTGTAAGTACGGAATCGTAAGATTATGTCCAGCAGATCGTCTTGCACGATAGGACCGGTGCATAATATCTCGTTCAATGAATAACCAGAATTCATTTTTGCAGATCCATCGAACACTACTCTCAGTTTCGTTGTTGAGCTGGATGATTTAAAAACGGGATGATGTGGTAAATAGTAGGCCTGTTCCTCTTCCCGACCAACATTTATCGGCGACATGGGACCGAGATTCAAGTACTCCTTCATGAATTGATGATAGTCCGCTTTTAGTTGTGGATCGCGTTCCAGCCTCCTTTCCAGCAATTCGAAGCGTCTCAATGCTGTTGCCTTGGACTGGCCGAACTTCACGTTAAAGTCAGGCTGTCGAGGTAAACGGACGATATACCGACCCGAATCGTCGCGTTGGGTGGTTTCTTTAAAAAGTGTTTCGCATAGTTGTTCTTCAGGTGAATTGCAATCTCTAACCTGCAACTCTTCTACATtccagaatcgttcgagcgATTCCTCTAGAGTGCTCATGCAAACGATGGATGTTGCATTCGAGTTTTCCTCAGCAGGATTCAAATACGACGCTGAGCCGCTCACGGCCCATCCGAACACACTTTCGATGAGGACGGGAAGCCCTGACGAGATTTTATGTTGTGCCCCACTTTGAAAGAATTCGTGGTAATGCCGGGCACCGAGGATGAGATCTAGCGGTGCCGAATTATGAAACTGGGGGTCAGCAAGCATAAAATTCGAGGGTATTTGCCAATCATTCGCGTTCACGTCATGTGCTGGCAGATTCCCTATCAAGTTGTCTACTATCAAAAAGTCGGCGCTCAACTCATACGGGCTCGTTCGTGGTGAAATATTGGCACGCACCGATTTTGTCACCGGGGTGTTCGAATTTCCCGCTCCGATAAGTGCGATGTTAATCGCATCGCATTTAAGCGCTAATCTATGAGCAAGCCGGCGGCTCATAAGATCAGGCTGAGACGCATTATCTAAAAGTGCTCGCGCAGGATGAGCGACACCGTGCGCGTCAACTATCCGAACTACGGCAGTTTGGAGAAAAACGTGATCGTACGTTTGCTTGCTCGCGTGTGCTGCTACGTAGTGTGCTTGTGTATTCGCCATGTGATCGTTAGTGCTGTGTGGTGCATTTACGGGAGCATTTCGCGCAGCTGGCGTGGTGGGTGCAGTGGGAAATGTGCCGTGTGAAACTTGTGCGTGTAGTAGTGAGTGGTGCGCTAAATGGCAGTGTCGACACTTGTATTGCGAGGAGCAATCACGCACTCGGTGATTGTCCCGCAAGCAATTTAGGCAAATTCGTGTGTCTAAAGCTGTTCGGTATCGTTGTGCAGGATCCATAGCAAGGAATCGCTGGCATCGCGTAACGGCGTGAGGCATATTGCATACAGGGCAACTGTGAGGTTCTCTATCGGCGGTCGCAAAGCTCGTAGCGCGCAGTAAATTTGGAcgtcgcgtgtgtgtgataggCTCCGCGAGTGATGTATCTGGTTTGTTTAC
This genomic window from Anopheles maculipalpis chromosome 2RL, idAnoMacuDA_375_x, whole genome shotgun sequence contains:
- the LOC126567309 gene encoding uncharacterized protein LOC126567309 — encoded protein: MPTQTILASRRTILLTTLVRHEQFLREFDPERDSNAVEIRLNKVQQLANDLENIQQQLEDASTTVEESDYNDALRQDFEPRLIYVEGELKAKMKEISRNEAAQQKAGNSSLKGIKLPTITLPEFNGDYMQWLTFRDTFECLIHDNVDLPAIQKFHYLRAALKGEAAQVIEAITISAANYDQAWKMVTARYSNEYLLKKRHLQAMFSMKPIRHEGAFTLHQLVDEFERHKNTLHHLGEDTDAWSSILEHLLCTKLPTITLRDWEEHASNDENPSYENLFHNSAPLDLILGARHYHEFFQSGAQHKISSGLPVLIESVFGWAVSGSASYLNPAEENSNATSIVCMSTLEESLERFWNVEELQPDFNVKFGQSKATALRRFELLERRLERDPQLKADYHQFMKEYLNLGPMSPINVGREEEQAYYLPHHPVFKSSSSTTKLRVVFDGSAKMNSGYSLNEILCTGPIVQDDLLDIILRFPPMQIFELNTVTYGLSPSSFLATHTLLQLADDEGAHYSNAQAALKRNFYVDDFIGGANTVEDTVRLRQELSDLLAKGGFELRKWTSNHLGVLSGLSADQIGTQSSLQFIPNETVKTLGISWQPESDELCFDSNVCVESTSSTKRSILSGIAKMYDSLGLIAPVLVRAKLLMQELWLLKSGWDDPVPEQIYNKWTTISDEWQSLATYKTNRHVLLPDSQVELHTFTDASEAAYGACIYASCENEEGEIRISLLASKSLLAPLKRVTLPRLELNAAVLGAHLHHRVLKAMQIDCVESFFWSDSTVTLKWIASPPNTWKTFVANRVAEVQRFSHPRQWRHVPGSSNPADLVSRGMSAANFIKSRQWHSGPDWLAFASSSWPSSKPDSIDGVDLEIRQVSANIASTSTHPWFDISSSYSRLVRIIGYCVRFTRSTQLKARTQPSLHHNVAPLSITPEHLEAAKTVLCRLAQQDAFAHEIKHLTKGEALWKQSSIRKLSPFIDETGVIRVGGRLKLSQLPYQSKHPVVLPKQHKFTRLMAEHYHEQLMHAGGRLLLSQMREQYWPLDGRRLVKSIVLNCFRCIRQDPALAQQPIGQLPSSRITPSRPFSITGVDYAGPFYLKPAHRRAAATKSYLCIFVCFTTKAVHLELVRDLTTAGFLAALRRFTSRRDLPSHIHSDNGKNFEGAERELRELFQMFDDEQQRNVIVADCANKGITWHFTPPKAPNFGGLWEAAVKTAKRHLYRHLGGTRLSYEGYCTVLQQIEAAMNSRPLLPLSDDPDELAALTPAHFLIGTSMHAVPEPDYTHLKSCTLDDLQKWQLLVQRFWKHWATEYLQEMQKSYTRPGSNNNNILTGRLVILMDESLPTTRWPLARIIHTHPGEDQIVRVVTLKTAKGIIKRPITKICILPLRTDNEDNTC